In Nitrospira sp., the following proteins share a genomic window:
- the rpoB gene encoding DNA-directed RNA polymerase subunit beta yields the protein MSSSTANGMFDRLDFSKIRTNIDIPDLIEIQKRSYEQFLQMESEPNRREDKGLQAALASVFPIGDYNNTAVLEFTSYLLGAPKYDVRECLEQGMTYAVPLKLRIRLVVLDKEDKSPKKKVVDVREQEVYVGELPLMTERGTFIINGTERVVVSQLHRSPGAFFTHDKGRTHASGKVLYSARIIPYRGSWLDFEFDARDILYVRIDRRRKMPATILLKAFGFSTDDLLKMYYPIEEVHVSKGKFLRKLDPDVHHGLRCSVEITEKGSREVIVREGGKLTKALITRAKAAGVKDIPVDPAELVGRAVLTDLTDPKSKEKILEKNSKLTPALLEKIAESHIESFKVIYLDSVTTTPVILGTLEMEKTGSKEEAMVEIYKRLRPGETPSIETARVLFDGLFFSSKRYDLSQVGRLKLNKKLGLDFPLEQRTLTPQDIVEVIRYLVNLKLGKGEIDDIDHLGNRRVRSVGELLENQFRLGLVRMERSIKERMNLLDMETVLPHDLINAKPVVAAIKEFFSSSQLSQFMDQTNPLAEITHKRRLSALGPGGLTRERAGFEVRDVHPSHYSRICPIETPEGPNIGLITSLATYARINEFGFIEAPYRKVKKGRVSDEIEYLSAIEGEKYYIAQANSRLDGSDRLISETVSARYGGEFITATPDKIEYMDVSPKQVVSVATALVPFLEHDDANRALMGSNMQRQAVPLVRTEAPFVGTGMEAVVARDSGYVVQAKRTGVVESVNATKIVVRAEPKKGESSRRRDSLLDVYNLVKFQRSNQSTCITQKPVVRVGQPVKRGQVLADGPAMDHGELALGQNVLVAFMPWGGYNFEDAILINEKLVREDVFTSIHIEEFEVEARDTKLGKEDITRDIPNVGDEALRNLDESGIIRIGAEVKPGDILVGKVTPKGETQLTPEEKLLRAIFGEKAGDVKDTSLQVPPGVEGIVVDVKIFSRKGSERDERSKSIESDDVMKLQHDHQDELRIIEEEKHKKVRKLLLGKVVGRDLMDPDGGDVILKKKGKLTAEILKKLSDEHIRHIMLSDPEEQKALEEIERHAKEQSEILQTLYDEKVGRLKRGDELPPGVIKLVKVFIAMKRKLSVGDKMAGRHGNKGVVSRIVPEEDMPYLPDGTPVGIVLNPLGVPSRMNVGQILEIHLGWAARALGLHVASPVFDGSSEKEIKELLKRAKLPSSGQSEVFDGRTGEAFKSPVTVGYMYMLKLHHLVDDKIHARSIGPYSLVTQQPLGGKAQFGGQRLGEMEVWALQAYGAASTLQEFLTVKSDDVPGRSRMYEAIVKGENFLEPGLPESFNVLVKELQSLGLDVELIKGKD from the coding sequence ATGTCGAGTTCGACTGCAAACGGAATGTTCGACCGACTGGATTTTTCGAAGATCCGGACCAACATCGACATTCCGGATCTGATCGAAATCCAGAAGCGCTCCTACGAGCAGTTTCTCCAGATGGAGTCCGAGCCGAACCGGCGGGAGGACAAGGGGCTCCAGGCCGCGCTAGCCAGCGTGTTCCCCATCGGCGATTACAACAACACGGCGGTGCTGGAATTCACGAGCTATCTGCTGGGCGCGCCAAAATACGACGTACGGGAATGCCTGGAGCAGGGTATGACCTATGCTGTGCCGCTCAAGCTCCGTATCCGCCTGGTGGTCCTGGACAAGGAGGACAAAAGTCCGAAAAAGAAGGTGGTCGACGTTCGCGAGCAGGAGGTCTACGTCGGCGAGCTGCCACTGATGACTGAGCGCGGCACCTTCATCATCAACGGGACGGAGCGGGTCGTGGTGAGCCAGTTGCACCGCTCGCCGGGCGCGTTCTTCACACACGACAAGGGCCGTACCCACGCCAGCGGCAAGGTGCTCTATTCCGCCCGCATCATCCCCTATCGGGGTTCCTGGCTCGATTTCGAGTTCGACGCCCGCGACATCCTTTACGTCCGCATCGACCGGCGCCGGAAGATGCCCGCGACCATCCTGCTAAAGGCCTTCGGGTTTTCCACGGACGATCTGCTCAAAATGTACTACCCTATCGAGGAAGTGCATGTCTCGAAGGGGAAGTTTCTCCGCAAACTGGACCCCGATGTGCACCACGGCTTGCGCTGTTCGGTGGAAATTACCGAGAAGGGCAGCCGTGAGGTTATCGTGCGCGAGGGCGGGAAACTAACCAAGGCGCTGATCACGCGCGCCAAAGCCGCCGGAGTGAAGGACATTCCGGTCGACCCCGCTGAGCTGGTGGGCCGCGCCGTGTTGACGGATCTGACCGACCCGAAGAGTAAAGAAAAAATTCTCGAAAAAAATTCCAAGCTCACGCCTGCGCTGCTGGAAAAGATCGCCGAGAGTCACATCGAGAGCTTCAAGGTCATCTATCTGGACAGCGTCACGACAACGCCGGTGATTCTGGGCACCCTTGAAATGGAAAAGACTGGGTCCAAAGAAGAGGCGATGGTTGAGATCTACAAGCGCCTTCGGCCCGGCGAGACGCCGTCGATCGAAACGGCACGCGTGTTGTTCGACGGCCTGTTCTTCAGCTCGAAGCGGTACGATCTGTCGCAGGTCGGCCGGCTGAAACTCAACAAGAAGCTCGGGCTGGATTTCCCGCTGGAGCAGCGGACGCTGACCCCGCAGGACATTGTCGAGGTGATCCGTTATCTCGTTAACCTCAAACTGGGCAAGGGCGAGATCGACGACATCGATCACTTGGGCAACCGCCGCGTACGGTCTGTCGGCGAGCTGTTGGAGAATCAATTCCGGCTCGGTCTCGTTCGGATGGAGCGCAGCATCAAGGAGCGGATGAACCTGCTCGACATGGAAACGGTGCTGCCGCATGACCTGATCAACGCGAAGCCGGTTGTGGCGGCGATCAAGGAATTTTTCAGCAGCAGCCAGCTATCGCAGTTCATGGACCAGACAAATCCGCTGGCAGAAATCACACACAAGCGGCGCCTCTCGGCCCTAGGCCCTGGCGGTCTCACGCGCGAGCGTGCCGGATTCGAAGTGCGCGACGTACATCCGTCCCACTACAGCCGCATCTGTCCAATCGAGACTCCGGAAGGTCCCAACATCGGTCTGATCACGTCGCTGGCGACCTACGCGCGGATCAACGAGTTTGGCTTTATCGAGGCGCCCTACCGGAAGGTCAAGAAGGGCCGTGTGTCCGACGAGATCGAATATCTCTCCGCGATTGAGGGCGAGAAGTACTACATCGCACAGGCAAACTCGAGACTGGACGGATCGGACCGGCTGATATCGGAGACCGTGTCAGCGCGCTATGGCGGTGAATTTATCACGGCCACGCCGGACAAGATCGAGTATATGGATGTGTCGCCCAAGCAGGTTGTTAGCGTGGCGACGGCGCTGGTGCCGTTTCTCGAGCATGACGACGCTAACCGCGCGCTGATGGGGTCCAACATGCAACGGCAGGCCGTGCCGCTGGTGCGCACGGAAGCTCCCTTCGTCGGGACCGGTATGGAAGCGGTTGTGGCGCGGGATTCCGGCTATGTCGTGCAGGCAAAGCGGACCGGTGTGGTCGAGAGCGTGAATGCGACGAAAATCGTCGTCCGCGCGGAGCCGAAAAAGGGCGAGAGCAGCCGGCGGCGGGATTCGTTGCTGGATGTCTATAACCTGGTGAAGTTCCAGCGGTCCAACCAGAGCACCTGCATCACGCAGAAGCCGGTCGTGCGCGTGGGCCAACCGGTCAAGCGCGGCCAGGTGCTGGCGGACGGGCCGGCCATGGATCATGGCGAACTAGCGTTGGGGCAGAACGTGTTGGTGGCGTTCATGCCCTGGGGTGGCTACAACTTCGAGGACGCGATCCTGATCAACGAGAAGCTTGTGCGCGAGGACGTGTTCACCTCGATTCACATCGAGGAATTCGAGGTTGAGGCCCGCGATACGAAGCTGGGCAAGGAAGATATCACGCGCGACATTCCGAACGTGGGCGATGAGGCCCTGCGTAACCTCGATGAGAGCGGCATCATCCGGATCGGTGCTGAGGTTAAGCCAGGGGACATTCTGGTCGGCAAGGTGACGCCAAAGGGCGAGACGCAGCTCACGCCAGAGGAAAAACTCCTCCGGGCAATCTTTGGCGAGAAGGCTGGGGATGTCAAAGACACATCGCTTCAAGTGCCTCCAGGTGTCGAAGGCATTGTGGTGGACGTGAAGATCTTCTCCCGCAAGGGGAGCGAGCGGGATGAGCGCTCCAAGAGCATCGAGAGTGACGACGTGATGAAGCTGCAGCACGACCACCAGGACGAGCTGCGCATTATTGAAGAGGAAAAACACAAAAAGGTTCGCAAGCTCCTGCTGGGCAAGGTTGTCGGGCGCGATCTTATGGATCCGGATGGCGGCGACGTCATTCTGAAGAAGAAGGGCAAGCTGACGGCAGAGATTCTGAAGAAGCTTTCGGACGAGCACATCCGACACATCATGCTCAGTGATCCGGAAGAGCAGAAGGCGCTCGAGGAGATCGAGCGGCATGCGAAAGAGCAGAGCGAAATTCTCCAAACACTGTACGACGAGAAGGTTGGGCGTCTGAAGCGCGGCGACGAGCTGCCGCCCGGCGTCATCAAGCTCGTCAAGGTTTTCATCGCGATGAAGCGCAAGCTGTCGGTCGGCGACAAGATGGCCGGCCGTCACGGCAACAAGGGGGTCGTGTCGCGCATCGTGCCGGAAGAGGACATGCCCTATCTGCCGGACGGCACACCCGTCGGCATCGTGCTGAATCCGCTTGGCGTTCCCTCGCGTATGAACGTCGGACAGATTCTCGAGATTCACCTCGGTTGGGCGGCGCGGGCGTTGGGCTTGCATGTCGCGAGCCCGGTGTTTGACGGGTCGTCTGAGAAAGAGATCAAAGAGCTGCTTAAGAGGGCCAAGCTACCGTCGAGTGGGCAATCCGAGGTCTTTGACGGTCGGACCGGTGAGGCGTTCAAGAGCCCGGTGACCGTCGGGTACATGTACATGCTGAAACTCCATCACCTGGTCGACGACAAGATCCACGCGCGTTCGATCGGGCCCTACTCGCTGGTCACGCAGCAGCCGCTGGGCGGGAAGGCTCAATTTGGCGGACAGCGGCTTGGTGAGATGGAAGTGTGGGCGCTGCAGGCCTATGGCGCGGCGTCGACGCTGCAGGAGTTCCTGACCGTGAAATCGGATGACGTGCCAGGCCGGTCGCGCATGTACGAGGCAATCGTGAAAGGCGAGAATTTCCTGGAGCCCGGTCTTCCGGAATCCTTCAACGTGCTTGTGAAGGAATTGCAGAGCCTCGGGCTGGACGTTGAGTTGATCAAGGGCAAAGACTGA
- a CDS encoding 50S ribosomal protein L7/L12, with product MKKEEKSAAVAELHERFSRARLAVMAECSGLPANDITELRKQLRGAKAELRVVKNTLAARAVDGTSLIDAKPYFKGPMALVIGYDDPALPTKVLRDFLKGEKRDEKIKIAAGVLEGKLLQPSQIAAIANLPAKTVLLSMLLSTMQGPVRGLVYTLNGVVEQVVRVLAAIQGTKKGDGAMSATQSKLSKEEFIAAIESMSVLELSELVKGLETRFGVTAAAPVAVAAAPAAGGGAAAAAEEKTSFDVVLASAPADKKIQIIKVVRELTNLGLKEAKDLVEGAPKPVKTGVAKEEADTMKKKLEESGAKVEIK from the coding sequence ATGAAAAAAGAAGAGAAATCCGCGGCAGTTGCCGAGCTGCACGAAAGGTTCTCGCGGGCCAGGCTGGCCGTGATGGCCGAGTGCTCCGGCCTGCCGGCGAACGACATCACGGAACTGCGTAAGCAGCTCCGCGGTGCGAAGGCGGAACTGCGAGTGGTCAAAAACACGCTGGCCGCGCGGGCGGTGGACGGCACGTCGCTCATCGACGCCAAGCCGTATTTCAAGGGGCCGATGGCGTTGGTGATCGGCTATGACGATCCGGCCCTGCCGACCAAGGTATTGCGCGATTTTCTCAAGGGGGAAAAGCGTGATGAGAAGATCAAGATCGCCGCGGGCGTGCTGGAGGGCAAGCTACTCCAGCCGTCCCAGATCGCGGCGATTGCTAACCTGCCAGCAAAGACAGTCCTGCTGTCGATGCTGCTGTCGACGATGCAGGGACCGGTGCGCGGGTTGGTCTATACGTTGAACGGGGTGGTAGAACAGGTGGTGAGAGTATTGGCAGCCATTCAGGGTACGAAGAAAGGAGACGGGGCTATGTCAGCGACACAGAGCAAGTTGTCTAAAGAGGAATTCATCGCGGCGATCGAGAGCATGAGCGTGCTCGAGCTTTCGGAGCTGGTCAAGGGGCTGGAGACCCGCTTTGGCGTGACGGCGGCGGCGCCGGTGGCCGTGGCGGCGGCGCCTGCGGCTGGCGGCGGTGCGGCGGCGGCAGCTGAGGAGAAGACGTCGTTCGATGTTGTGCTTGCCAGCGCGCCGGCGGACAAGAAGATCCAGATCATCAAGGTCGTGCGGGAACTGACCAACCTGGGCCTCAAAGAGGCAAAGGATCTCGTCGAGGGCGCGCCGAAACCGGTTAAGACCGGCGTGGCTAAGGAAGAAGCCGACACGATGAAGAAGAAGCTCGAAGAGAGCGGCGCCAAGGTCGAAATCAAGTAA
- a CDS encoding 50S ribosomal protein L1: MGKKMNEARKKVEPKFYNLKDAAALVKQAAYAKFDESVDLALRLGIDPKRSDQMVRGTTVLPHGSGKQVRVVVFAKGEKEQEARAAGADHVGGDDLIEKVKNGWMEFDQAIATPDLMGAVGKLGKVLGPRGLMPNPKTGTVTFEVGKAVSEIRKGRVEYKTEKAGIVQVPVGKVSFDALKLHDNASAILESVMKARPASVKGRYLRSATLSSTMGPGVKLDPVAIAKQWEA; the protein is encoded by the coding sequence ATGGGCAAGAAAATGAACGAGGCTCGCAAAAAGGTCGAGCCCAAATTCTACAACCTGAAAGATGCGGCGGCGCTGGTGAAGCAGGCGGCCTATGCCAAGTTTGACGAATCAGTCGATCTGGCGCTCCGGCTCGGCATCGATCCTAAGCGGTCGGACCAGATGGTGCGTGGTACGACGGTGCTGCCGCATGGCAGCGGTAAGCAGGTCCGCGTGGTGGTCTTCGCGAAGGGTGAGAAGGAGCAGGAAGCCCGGGCAGCGGGCGCCGACCATGTGGGCGGCGACGATCTTATCGAGAAGGTGAAAAATGGCTGGATGGAGTTCGATCAGGCCATTGCAACGCCCGATCTGATGGGCGCGGTCGGCAAGCTCGGTAAGGTCTTGGGGCCGCGCGGACTCATGCCAAATCCCAAGACCGGCACTGTGACGTTTGAGGTGGGCAAGGCGGTCTCAGAAATCCGCAAGGGCCGCGTGGAGTACAAGACGGAGAAGGCCGGGATCGTGCAGGTGCCGGTCGGGAAGGTGTCGTTTGATGCGCTGAAGCTCCACGATAATGCCAGCGCAATTCTGGAGTCGGTAATGAAGGCGCGGCCGGCCTCAGTGAAAGGGCGGTATCTCAGGAGCGCGACGCTGTCGAGCACGATGGGCCCCGGCGTGAAGCTGGATCCGGTGGCGATCGCCAAGCAGTGGGAAGCATAA
- the rplK gene encoding 50S ribosomal protein L11: MAKEVQAQIKLQIPAGKANPAPPVGPSLGQHGVNIMEFCKQFNAKTQKEGDSIIPVVITVYKDRSFTFIMKTPPASDLLKKAAGIIKGSGVPHKDKVGKITQAQLKEIAQKKMADLNAADLEGAINIVAGTARSMGITIQ, encoded by the coding sequence ATGGCGAAGGAAGTACAGGCACAGATCAAGCTGCAGATTCCGGCGGGGAAGGCAAATCCGGCTCCCCCGGTGGGGCCGTCGCTCGGTCAGCACGGCGTGAACATCATGGAGTTCTGCAAGCAGTTCAATGCCAAGACCCAGAAGGAAGGCGACAGCATCATTCCGGTTGTCATCACGGTCTATAAAGACCGCAGCTTTACCTTTATCATGAAGACGCCCCCAGCGTCGGATCTCCTGAAAAAGGCTGCCGGGATCATCAAGGGGTCGGGCGTCCCGCACAAAGATAAGGTGGGGAAAATCACGCAGGCGCAGTTGAAGGAGATTGCACAGAAAAAAATGGCCGATCTTAACGCCGCCGATCTCGAGGGCGCGATCAACATCGTGGCCGGGACGGCGCGCAGCATGGGCATCACGATTCAGTAG
- the nusG gene encoding transcription termination/antitermination protein NusG codes for MTDTVARQWYVLHTYAGFEGRVKASLIERANQMGRQDSLGQVLVPTEEVIEIKDGKRRSSRRKFFPGYVLIELESPLTDETVQMIKETPKVTGFVGGGTRPVPLSQEEAESMLKQVVDVGTAAPREQFKFIKGDNVRIIDGPFMGFNAHVDEVDDVHNRVKVLVSIFGRSTPVELSFIQVERI; via the coding sequence ATGACGGACACAGTCGCTAGGCAGTGGTACGTGCTCCACACCTACGCCGGGTTTGAAGGCCGGGTGAAGGCCAGTCTCATCGAGCGCGCGAACCAGATGGGCCGGCAGGATAGTCTGGGGCAGGTGCTGGTGCCGACCGAGGAAGTGATTGAGATCAAGGACGGCAAGCGCCGGTCCTCGCGGCGGAAGTTTTTCCCTGGCTATGTGTTGATTGAGCTGGAATCCCCGTTGACCGACGAAACTGTCCAGATGATCAAGGAAACGCCCAAGGTGACGGGATTCGTCGGGGGTGGCACGCGTCCAGTCCCGCTGTCGCAAGAAGAAGCGGAGTCGATGCTTAAACAGGTAGTAGATGTCGGCACGGCAGCGCCGCGTGAGCAGTTCAAGTTCATCAAGGGCGACAACGTGCGCATCATCGATGGCCCGTTCATGGGCTTCAATGCGCACGTGGATGAGGTGGACGACGTGCACAATCGGGTTAAGGTGCTGGTGAGCATCTTTGGGCGATCCACACCGGTTGAGCTCAGCTTCATACAGGTGGAGCGTATCTAG
- the secE gene encoding preprotein translocase subunit SecE, protein MFTRLRLAIVEFFGDVKSELKKVSFPTSHETMGSTMVVIVFCVIMSVYLSVMDAFLVWLVGKVI, encoded by the coding sequence ATGTTCACGCGATTAAGGTTGGCGATCGTCGAGTTTTTCGGCGACGTTAAGAGCGAACTCAAGAAGGTCTCATTCCCCACAAGTCACGAGACGATGGGGTCGACCATGGTGGTGATCGTGTTCTGCGTCATCATGTCTGTCTACCTGTCGGTGATGGACGCGTTTCTCGTCTGGCTAGTTGGAAAGGTGATCTGA
- the rpmG gene encoding 50S ribosomal protein L33: MRDIISMACTICKQRNYSTMKNKKNDPDRIERNKYCRFCRKHQPHKEVK, translated from the coding sequence ATGCGGGACATCATTTCCATGGCGTGTACGATCTGCAAGCAGCGGAACTACTCGACCATGAAGAACAAGAAAAACGACCCAGACCGGATCGAGCGCAATAAGTATTGCCGGTTTTGCCGAAAGCACCAGCCCCATAAGGAAGTAAAGTAA